In Methanobrevibacter sp., the following proteins share a genomic window:
- the rqcH gene encoding ribosome rescue protein RqcH, protein MKSMSNVDVYTVSDELNKLLTGARVDKSFQPTKDIVVVRFHVAGTGRVDLVMQCGARIHTSQYPLENPTTPPSFPMLLRKRIKGAHVESVKQHNFDRVVEIKVKKDKYYAIIVELFDKGNIILLDEDNNIIQPLKRKLMSDRDISSKREYIFPEERGINPITVSEDEFHELFSEDSDVVRTLARNGLGSLYAEEIIQRANKIVEIDKNTLNSDVTAEQISALYSGLKDLFNNLKEDSIKPQIVKKDTKEDVVPLDLMKYEDFEKTTFETFNEACDEFYSKKVNTTIKNIQESAWTKKVNKFEKRLRLQQETLDNFNTTIKESQHKGEVIYSNYPTIENIINVVNSARSKDYSFSEIGKILKKAKKDGMKEAQIYESIDKLGVLTLNIDDTSIIIDPKLTIAENAENYYEKGKKAKRKTKGALIAIENTKKQLEKIKAKKDIAMEHIATPKKRVKKNLKWYEKMRWFVSSQGVLVIGGRDANSNENVVKKYLEPQDIYLHADIHGASSTAIKLNGHELNDSILKESGEFAASFSSAWSNGFSSQDVFWVHPDQVSKTPESGEFLPKGSFVIRGHRNYIRGARVKLAIGIVDYEGKRIMAGPIEALEAHCENFVVIKPGYTKKEALAKKIINKINEDDLLTLDDIIRVLPSGKCDIDEKYHERKKYEKN, encoded by the coding sequence ATGAAATCTATGTCTAACGTAGATGTTTATACAGTAAGTGATGAATTAAATAAATTATTAACAGGTGCCAGAGTAGACAAATCATTCCAACCTACAAAGGACATTGTTGTCGTGAGATTCCATGTGGCTGGAACAGGTAGAGTAGATTTAGTGATGCAATGCGGTGCTAGAATACATACAAGCCAATACCCCCTTGAAAATCCCACTACTCCTCCAAGCTTTCCAATGCTTTTAAGAAAACGAATTAAAGGAGCTCATGTAGAATCCGTAAAACAGCATAATTTTGACCGTGTAGTTGAAATAAAAGTGAAAAAAGACAAATACTATGCAATAATTGTTGAATTATTCGATAAAGGAAATATTATTCTTTTAGATGAAGACAACAATATCATCCAACCTCTGAAAAGAAAACTGATGAGTGACAGAGACATCAGTTCCAAAAGGGAATACATTTTCCCTGAAGAAAGAGGAATCAATCCGATTACTGTTAGTGAAGATGAATTTCATGAACTGTTCAGCGAAGACAGTGATGTAGTCAGAACACTGGCTAGAAACGGACTGGGCAGTTTATATGCTGAAGAAATTATCCAAAGGGCAAATAAAATAGTTGAAATAGATAAAAACACCTTGAACAGTGATGTGACTGCAGAACAAATTTCCGCATTATATTCCGGACTTAAAGACCTGTTTAATAATTTAAAAGAAGATTCAATCAAACCGCAAATTGTAAAAAAAGACACCAAGGAAGACGTAGTTCCTTTGGATTTAATGAAATATGAAGACTTTGAAAAAACCACCTTTGAAACTTTCAATGAAGCATGTGACGAGTTTTATTCTAAAAAAGTTAACACAACTATAAAAAATATACAAGAATCCGCATGGACAAAAAAAGTAAACAAGTTTGAAAAACGATTACGTTTACAACAAGAAACACTTGATAATTTTAACACTACTATCAAAGAAAGCCAACATAAAGGAGAAGTAATCTATTCTAATTACCCTACCATTGAAAACATAATAAATGTTGTAAACTCAGCAAGGAGTAAGGACTACTCTTTTAGTGAAATTGGAAAAATATTAAAAAAAGCAAAAAAAGACGGAATGAAAGAAGCCCAAATTTATGAATCCATTGACAAGCTGGGTGTATTAACACTGAACATAGATGATACTTCCATAATTATCGATCCGAAATTAACAATTGCTGAAAATGCTGAAAATTACTATGAAAAAGGTAAAAAAGCCAAACGTAAAACCAAAGGGGCATTAATAGCTATTGAAAATACCAAAAAACAACTTGAAAAAATTAAAGCTAAAAAAGATATAGCAATGGAGCATATTGCAACACCTAAAAAGAGAGTCAAGAAAAATCTCAAATGGTATGAAAAAATGAGATGGTTTGTAAGTTCACAGGGAGTTTTAGTAATAGGAGGCAGAGATGCAAACTCCAATGAAAATGTTGTGAAGAAATATTTGGAACCCCAAGACATTTATTTGCATGCAGACATACATGGTGCATCATCAACAGCAATAAAATTAAATGGCCATGAATTAAATGACAGTATCCTTAAAGAATCAGGTGAGTTTGCCGCATCATTTTCATCTGCTTGGTCAAACGGTTTCTCATCTCAAGACGTATTTTGGGTGCATCCTGACCAAGTTTCAAAAACACCAGAATCAGGGGAGTTTCTACCAAAAGGATCATTTGTTATAAGGGGACACAGAAACTATATTCGAGGAGCTAGAGTAAAACTTGCTATTGGAATTGTGGATTATGAAGGAAAAAGAATAATGGCAGGACCAATAGAAGCACTCGAAGCACATTGTGAAAATTTCGTTGTAATAAAACCAGGATACACTAAAAAGGAAGCTCTTGCAAAAAAGATAATTAATAAAATAAATGAAGATGACCTTCTTACATTAGATGACATTATAAGAGTTTTACCATCTGGAAAATGCGATATTGATGAAAAATATCACGAAAGAAAAAAATATGAAAAAAATTAA